From the Flavobacterium galactosidilyticum genome, one window contains:
- a CDS encoding glycosyltransferase translates to MNIITNKKTILIAPLNWGLGHAARCIPIINALLEQQYKPILATDGAALALLKKEFPTLEILELPSYKIEYSKKGENLKWQLLKNSLKTVKAIQQEKKIIKNWIEKYNINGIISDNRLGAFSNKVTSVYITHQLNVLSGNTAWLTSKIHQNIIKKYTECWIPDMEGTPNLTGELGHLEKTNLNLKYIGPLSRLQKKEIDKKYDLMVLLSGPEPQRGILEEKLKIEILNFSGQTIFIKGVVEKNQIKEQVDNVTYYNFMSSIELEQAFNESEMVLCRSGYTTVMDLVKLRKKAFFIPTPGQYEQEYLAEKYKAEGLAPYAIQDDFTMENIKEIDNYRGLPQIDSEINWKCLFQVFETE, encoded by the coding sequence ATGAATATAATTACTAATAAAAAAACAATCTTGATTGCACCATTAAATTGGGGTTTAGGTCATGCAGCTCGATGCATCCCTATAATCAATGCTTTATTAGAACAGCAATACAAACCCATACTAGCAACTGACGGAGCTGCATTAGCACTTTTAAAAAAAGAATTTCCTACTTTGGAGATCTTAGAACTTCCCTCTTACAAAATAGAATACTCCAAAAAAGGAGAAAATCTGAAATGGCAATTATTAAAAAATAGTTTAAAAACCGTTAAAGCCATACAGCAAGAGAAAAAAATCATTAAAAATTGGATCGAAAAATATAATATAAATGGAATTATTTCAGATAATAGACTTGGCGCTTTTAGCAATAAAGTTACATCAGTTTATATAACACATCAATTGAATGTTCTTTCTGGAAATACCGCTTGGTTAACGAGTAAAATACACCAAAATATTATAAAAAAATATACTGAATGTTGGATTCCTGACATGGAAGGCACTCCTAATTTAACTGGCGAACTTGGTCATTTAGAAAAGACTAACTTAAACCTTAAATACATTGGCCCACTAAGTCGGTTGCAAAAAAAGGAAATAGATAAAAAATATGACTTGATGGTTCTTCTCTCTGGACCTGAACCCCAAAGAGGAATTTTAGAAGAAAAATTAAAAATAGAAATTTTAAACTTTTCTGGACAAACAATCTTCATCAAAGGAGTGGTCGAAAAAAATCAAATAAAAGAACAAGTAGATAATGTAACCTATTATAATTTCATGAGCTCAATCGAATTAGAACAAGCTTTTAACGAAAGTGAAATGGTTCTTTGTCGCTCTGGTTATACCACCGTAATGGATCTAGTAAAACTGAGAAAAAAGGCTTTTTTTATTCCAACGCCTGGACAATACGAACAGGAATATTTAGCTGAAAAATATAAAGCGGAAGGTTTAGCTCCTTATGCAATTCAAGATGATTTTACGATGGAGAATATCAAAGAAATTGATAACTATAGAGGACTACCTCAAATTGATTCGGAAATCAACTGGAAATGTTTATTTCAGGTTTTTGAGACCGAATAA